Proteins from a genomic interval of Spea bombifrons isolate aSpeBom1 chromosome 4, aSpeBom1.2.pri, whole genome shotgun sequence:
- the LOC128492847 gene encoding putative olfactory receptor 2B8 translates to MTQNQTTVVEFILLGLSSQPKMQIGLFIVFLACYVISLIGNIIIIWISKVDTRLHTPMYFFLSNLSFLDIWYTSSIVPKMLVNFLSQKKSISFKGCITQMFIHLSLGGTECFILLVMAYDRYVAICSPLHYTNIMHPVLCIKMATGSWMGGLINSLIHTVFALHLPFCGPNVINHFFCEVPAVLELACADASPNKTVIFFCAILVVMIPFFLILITYVYIITNILKIRSSTGRKKAFSTCASHVIVVSLFYGTIIFMYMRPGQSPVLNQDKMATLFYSVVTPMLNPLIYTLRNKDVKGALKQTIKKKKSLQET, encoded by the coding sequence ATGACTCAAAATCAAACAACAGTGGTGGAATTTATCCTTCTGGGGCTGTCGAGCCAGCCGAAGATGCAGATCGGGTTGTTTATAGTGTTTCTTGCATGTTACGTTATATCACTGATAGGTAACATAATTATCATTTGGATAAGCAAGGTGGACACTCGGCTTCACACTCCTATGTATTTCTTCTTGAGCAACCTATCCTTTTTGGATATCTGGTACACATCAAGCATTGTTCCCAAAATGCTTGTGAACTTTTTGtcacagaaaaaaagtatttcatttaAAGGCTGTATAACCCAAATGTTTATCCATCTCTCCTTAGGTGGGACAGAATGCTTTATCTTGCTAGTGATGGCCTATGATCGGTATGTGGCTATATGTAGTCCtttacattacacaaacattatGCATCCAGTTCTGTGCATTAAGATGGCAACTGGCTCCTGGATGGGAGGtcttattaattcattaatacaCACTGTCTTTGCATTACACTTGCCATTCTGTGGCCCTAAtgtaattaaccattttttCTGTGAAGTGCCTGCAGTTTTAGAGCTGGCATGCGCAGATGCCTCACCTAATAAGACCGTCATTTTCTTCTGTGCCATATTGGTGGTCATGATCCCCTTTTTCCTTATCTTGATAACGTATGTCTACATTATCACCAACATTCTTAAGATACGTTCTTCTACGGGAAGGAAAAAGGCTTTTTCTACCTGTGCGTCACATGTCATTGTGGTTAGCTTGTTTTATGGTACCATCATATTTATGTACATGAGACCTGGACAAAGTCCTGTTCTTAATCAAGACAAAATGGCCACCTTGTTCTATAGTGTTGTTACCCCAATGCTGAATCCACTTATCTATACCCTCAGAAACAAAGATGTTAAAGGAGCTTTGAAACAAActatcaagaaaaaaaagtctttgcAAGAAACTTAA